A window of Thunnus thynnus chromosome 17, fThuThy2.1, whole genome shotgun sequence contains these coding sequences:
- the cdipt gene encoding CDP-diacylglycerol--inositol 3-phosphatidyltransferase, protein MAEENIFFFVPNLIGYARIVLALLSFYLMPCCPWPAVFCYLVSALLDAFDGHAARALNQSTKFGAMMDMLTDRCATMCLLVNLSLLYPSYTFLFQLSMCLDIASHWLHLHSSTIKGSASHKTIDLSGNPILRIYYTSKPVLFVMCAGNELFFCLLYLLHHIEEPAAWIYWLQGLCGTICLLKSGISLLHLITASQNMAALDAAEREKAAKKQ, encoded by the exons ATGGCGGAGGAAAACATCTTCTTCTTCGTTCCTAATTTGATCG GTTACGCTCGTATCGTGTTGGCTCTGCTGTCGTTCTACCTGATGCCCTGCTGTCCGTGGCCCGCCGTCTTCTGCTACCTGGTCAGCGCGCTGCTCGACGCTTTCGACGGCCATGCTGCACGAGCGCTCAATCAGT CCACCAAGTTCGGTGCGATGATGGACATGCTGACAGACCGCTGCGCCACCATGTGTCTGCTGGTCAACCTGTCGCTGCTCTACCCCTCCTACACCTTCCTGTTCCAGCTCAGCATGTGTCTGGACATCGCCAGCCACTGGCTGCACCTGCACAG CTCAACGATTAAAGGATCAGCCAGTCACAAGACCATCGACCTCTCCGGCAACCCGATCCTCCGAATCTACTACACATCAAAG CCGGTGCTGTTCGTCATGTGTGCGGGGAACGAGCTCTTCTTCTGTCTGCTCTACCTTCTCCATCACATCGAGGAACCTGCAG cctggATCTACTGGCTGCAGGGACTCTGCGGGACCATCTGCCTGTTGAAGTCCGGCATCAGCCTCCTGCACCTCATCACCGCCTCCCAGAACATGGCCGCCCTCGACGCCGCCGAGCGAGAGAAAGCCGCCAAGAAGCAGTGA